Part of the Chanodichthys erythropterus isolate Z2021 chromosome 13, ASM2448905v1, whole genome shotgun sequence genome is shown below.
ACTTACTACAAAGCTTAGTGTTGTCAGACAGTTGCTGTGAGCCCATTGTTTATGGTGGAATTTGCTATATCCTATTTAATAATGGTCATCATAATTTGTTAATTAAGTGTCAGTTGTTCTTGTGTGCAAATCGCAAAAACAGTCCCATTAGAAATGACAATTTAGCTCATTGTAAAGTAACTCATTGCAATCTGTTTTAATAACAAACTGATTTTATTcaaatgagtgttttttttttcttttctttttttaattgtgtttgcccccccccccccccccaaaaaagtcctgaaggatttgtttttttttcagattccTATATGCATTTAGGGTGCCTTCAGAATGAATTATCATAACTGCATTTTTGAGCTTATACAGAAAGGAAGAGCATATTAATTTCTGCAGGACTGGTCTTCAAATGTACTGATTTGTGCATGCATTTACTGAATTAGactgttaatgtaaaaaaaaaaaaaagttataaatacatattaacTAAAGTAAAACCCagataaaacataaaaacacatataaatatttaaactgctaaataatactaaatataaatatatgagtCTACTACACTACCAATCAGAAGTTTGGAGTCGGTACGATTTTTTAATGTCAACTtgattgttttaaatgcaaggctgcatttatttgatagaaatacagtaaaattgtatgtaaaattgtagttatatatatatatataatataatatatatatatatataattaatattttaaataactaAAACGCGTTTTGTCAAACAAACTCCAGTGACCATTTCAGTGTAATGTATGGTATAACCTGTAGGCTTGTGTGGTAAATAATAAATAGTCCAAACAATGAGATGTAGGTTTCTGGCGCCCTCTAGAGGATTATTTGGAAAAGCCACAAGTTGTTACTACTAgtgtacactacagttcaaCACGCCTCCTTACAGCTGGATGTGTCTTCGTCTCCAGGAAATTACTTGAAACGTCAGCAGTGAAAATGGTTGCGATATTATCCAGTTAATCCTTAACGATTTTTAGACGTGTCGTTTGGAAAAGTCGCATGGTATTCGCAACAAAATGAGATTTTTGTGAGTGAGACTGATCGCTGGTGAGCTCTAGGCCCTTCAGTGATGCCTCGGACCGTCGTGAGATCCTGAGCCGACCAGAGCTCCGCTTCACACAGCTGGAGGCTCGAAATAGTCCAGGAAGAGAGGTGAATGAGTTATTTTTTCTGATCTCTGCGCTTAAACCTGCATGTGCCAGTGAAATGTAGCCCAGTGTgacttttattgtattattaaatcGAGAAACTGGCCTGTTTTTGtgtactaaataaaatataaatagtttTAAGGGTTATTTACAGCAGACATAATTTTCAGTCAGTGAGAAAGTGTTGTCTGACAGTTAGTTCGTCTAGTTGGGAACCGAGAACCGGTTCTGAATAAGAACAGTTCATCTAATTTTACTAATTTATATTTATGATATTCTGCCGCTGTGGAGGAAACACAGTACTAAAAATACTCTGACTTTGTTTTCTGAACTACTTATTCTCTCGACGATATGGGAACGAATGACTCTCATGAGTCGgttctttaaatgaatcaaacaCTCTCGAAGTGGTCGCTGAATATATACAACGAATCTGTCAACGACTGAAATAAGCTAGCCGTTtccattttagtatttttgttaTAATGTATAGTTCGATATTTTTACAATAATGTACAGTTAGATAATTAGATTGGTTGGACAATATGTCTTTTGATGTCAATTATTAACGGTCTCATCAGCTGATCGTTTGAAGCAGTTTTAGACTTCCTCTGTGACTGAAgcataaatattttgttaatcaaaatacatacaaaaatacatcTTAATTAATTTATGCCATCGACGTCTGTAAACTATAAAATGTTAACGTTATAAACGTTTTTCTGTGTTATCAGTACTGTATGTGCCAGTCTGCTGCCCACGCAGCTACTGTCAGCACTGACTGTGTCTCAACACCTAGTGAACTGCCTATCTAGACAGCACATTTGAACGTCATAGTCAGCCCAGACATATTGTACAGGTAGGGAGCTCTCTAGGTTTTGACACGAAGCttgttttctttctctgtacCCAGAGACCTGGTCACTGAGTTTATGAACAGTCTGGAGAGAGACAGGGAATCATGCTTCCACCATCAAGAAGGGATTTTGTATCTCTGACTCTCAACGAAAGCAGTAGCTACACCAACAGCAAGCAGTGGCGCCGGCAGTCCTGCTGGAGGGTGAGTTTAGTAttcaaatcatttatttatttacatgatGGTTTTAACTATGAGTAGCTTCAAGGCCCCTCTGTCTTTGTTTAGTAGCATTTGATTGCAAAGATGTGAAGATTCACCTCTGCTTTTTCTCCAGAAATGGAAACAGTTGTCCAGATTGCAGCGCAGCCTGATTCTGCTTGCATTGATGCTGTTGTTGGTTTGTGGAATCGTTACTTCTCCCACTCTCATAGGACACTGGAGAGGTTAGCCACTATATTTCAAACAAAACTATTGAAACTGAGAAGTTGTCTTATTGAAAAAGAAATGAGAATAACGCACAAAAAAATGAtgatggaaaagaaaaaaaaatagggtGGGGACTTGTTTCCATCCATCAGTTGTTGATTgaatggaggcagatctgaattCAAGCTTTGCAGTGGATTGTAAAAAAGGGACAAGATGATTGGAGAAGACTCGAATAtatcaccagagagaagtctgttGTTTCACCGGAAGATCTAGTTTTGACGCTAGGGTTCTGCCGATAGATGATAATCAATCAGAGATATCGAGATATTCACGGTCTTgccttttgggtgaaatatttcTGTGCGATGTGACATTTCTTCATCACCAACTTACAGTACATTTCCCGATATAATAAATCAAAGTAAGTAAATAATTACCAAACGTGATAATATCATGTATCAGCAATCTCACAGGCTGGCGATATAACTATGGAGCATATTGCCCAACTCTatttgatattttgattaaaaaaatacaaggTCAAAAAAATGTGCATGGATGAATCATTCTCAATAAGATCTATAATATGCATTTACAAAACTgaatttccatttcatgccaactttaaccTAGTATCTCTATTAAGGTTTGATTGAGAAGCTAATTATACCTCCTCTGTGTTCATGTTTCTCAGGTGGTGCATTTGGGGGGAACAGGGATGATGGGAAACAGTCATTTGTTGTTGACCTGAAAAATGAGTACAGGTCCATTCTTCCTGAGCTGCCTTCTGAGGTTAGTGTGACCCATTTGGTACTTGCTTGCTTGTTTTTTGGATGGCCTCCTTTAATGAGTAACCTGATAACTCAAGGTTACAGGCTGTGCTTTGTGCTGCTTTTTGCAGTTTGCGGCAGTAACTTGTGTTTTCCTTTGAAAAACAGAGAAAGGACTACCGTAGACGTGGACCGCCTGTCTTGCAGAACCGTTTGCAATCCAAAACAAATGTGTCGGGTCTGTGGAGAGCAGAAAATCATGGACTGGACCTAAATAATGCAGATAAAGGATCTGAGCGAGGAAAGCCAGTCATTAGGTTTGAATTTTATTGTCAACTGTACTGAAACACAACAGcatgtgcattttattttatccgAGTATAGAGAGGACTAGATATTcctgtgtttttattattattattttattattatttatttcttacaTGAGTGTAGTTGGCGTGGAGCTGTGATAGTAGAAGGACAGGCCTCTGATACTGACACCAAAGACACAGAAAACCGAGACGACCCAGCTTCATTAGCACTTGGTTTGTTATTTTGTCAACTACATTTTATTCCTTTGATATCGAACAGGAAAAGAGCCAGCTGCTAAATTAATACTTTctaaatataaacacattttatgcaGCTGATCTGCctgaattcatttttttctttttctggaTTGCATTGAAGCAGCTGTTTCCTGTGTTTTGTTGCTTTCAGCTGAGAGCAGACTAGAGGCTGTGAGAGAAGCTTTTAGACATGCCTGGAAGGGCTACAAGGACTATGCTTGGGGTCACGATGAGCTCAAACCCATCTCTAAATCATATGGAGAGTGGTTTGGACTTGGGCTGACCCTAATTGATGCTCTGGATACCATGTGGATCCTGGGTCTCAAAGAGGGTAATTTAGTTTGCTAGAGAAAATACATTACAGAAGCCCACACAGACCTTTTGTTTCTGTTTAGTTTTCCCAAGATCTAAAATGCCTTGTGGCATGTGTGTATATTCCTTGCGTAATATCTTGCATTGGCTGGACAACAGGTTAGCACCAAACTTACGCCACTAGTTTAGCCAATGTTACTGTGTCAGGCTGGTTGAGATGTTCAAAGAAACAAAGTGATTCTCTGATAGTGTTACAGAGCCACAGTTTTTACACTTTTCTGGGAAATCGACCAACCGATTTAAAATGAAGACATAAACctataacagaaaaaaatacacaCTTCACCTTCACCTACTCATTTTATGATGTTCACTGAAGCTGTTTACTGTGTATGTAATGTGGCTTACTTAATTTACATAAATGTTGTTGATAGAGTTTGCAGAGGCCAGGGAGTGGGTGGCCAAAGAGCTCTCCTTCGATAAGAACGTGGATGTTAATCTTTTCGAGAGCACCATTCGTATCCTGGGGGGCCTTCTGAGTACTTATCATCTGACCAGAGACTCCATGTTCCTGGATAAAGCTGTGAGTAAGAAGTAAAGCCCACCGCCCCTGGGTAGCTCAAAGCATCTCTTCTTCCTGGTACTATGTTCTGGTAATTTGGTGCTATTTTTATCTCGTGAATAAATTTTCAGAAAGATATCGGCTCCAGACTGATGCCCGCCTTCAACACTGCCTCTAAAATCCCCTATTCTGATGTGAATATCGGGAAGGGAACGGCTCATCCTCCGCGATGGACGTCAGACAGCACCGTAGCTGAGGTCACTAGCATTCAGCTGGAGTTCAGAGAGCTCAGCCGACTCACTGGAGACCCCAAATACCAGGTCAAGACAATGGATAGTCTTTCACAATTTAAACAATTCTGTTCTCAATAGAACAGGTGGTTACTAATCATCCATGTCTTTCTGTAGTTGGCTGTGATGGAGGTGATGAAGCAGGTGCATAAACTGGACGGAAAGCAAGATGGGCTGGTGCCGATGTTTATAAATACCAACAACGGGCTGTTCACCCATCAGGGCATTTACACACTGGGTGCCAGGGCTGACAGCTACTATGAGTATCTGCTGAAGCAGTGGATACAGGGAGGCAAGACAGAGAACGAGTGAGTAGAGGACTGTGTATATTTGGACTTCATAGTTTATTCCTTATGGGGTTGGGTCGATACCAGAATTATGGCTGTGGAATGATGACAGCCTGTGGTATTAATACTAaatcaaaaaggaaaaaaaaaaaagaaaaaaaaaagccttgtgTGACTGtcaaaaaagtgtgtgtgtgtatttctatatatattaatatatattgcTGAAGCATTTTTATTAAGATTTGTTTGTGCTCCCATGTGTTCAGATTGCTGGATGACTACCTGCAGGCCGTGGAAGGGGTGAAAAAGAACCTGCTGAAGAAGTCTACTCCTCTGGGCCTTACATTTGTAGGAGAGTTGTCCCATGGACACTTCAGTCCCAAAATGGTATGTTTGTTCTCAAAGAATAACAAGACTTCATGTTCAGCAAAGTCAAATTGTTTATGTAGCCCCCTTTTTCTCCTGTCTTGTTTCTTTTAGGACCATTTGGTATGTTTTTTGCCTGGCACACTAGCACTGGGGGCACATTACGGCCTTCCTGCTGATCATATGGAGCTGGCAAAACAGCTGATTGAGACCTGCTACCAGATGTATGCCCAGATGGAGACAGGTCTGAGCCCGGAGATAGCTCATTTCAACATGCATGAAGGCAGCACAAAGGATGTAGATGTAAAGGTGAGCTGAGAAAGACTTGACTACTTTTGGCAGTTGTTGAACATGTTTGTTtcaatatttgaaataaaatggatTTTGTGATATTGTAATATCTTGCAGATGGCTGACCGGCACAACCTTCTGCGGCCAGAGACCGTGGAAAGCCTCTTCTACTTGTACAGATTTACCAAGGATAAGAAGTACCAGCAGTGGGGCTGGGAGATCCTACAGAATTTCAATAAGTACACAAGggtatgtgtgagagagagagagaaacggTTCCACTGTTACCTTGAGgtgtttttagaaaatgtaaacTAGTAGAAGGAAGATGCATCCAAATGTACTTGTTTTCCATTCTAAATAGTATGCGAGATTCAAAATAATGTAAATCATTCATAGAAAATAGTTTGCCAAAAGTGTCCAGATGGTGTACTGTTTCTGGTGGATGAAAGTGTGTGCCTCTGTGAATGCTTTTCAGATAATATTTCCCACAATGCATTGCTCAGTTTTTCAGCAGGTTTTAAGTGTATTTGTAAGGTAAAGGTATACTAATAAAAAATAGCTAGAGATTGAATGTTAATAAATTTAGCTATATGTTAATtgtttactgttcaaaagtgaaCAAAATTTGATTCAGCatggatgcattcaattgatcaaaagtgataataacgacattttataatattatgaaagatatttaaaataattgctgTCCTTTGGAACTTTGTATTAATCATAGAATCATGAAGAAAAAATATGAATCGTGGTTTCCACAATTTTaagtagcattttttttttttttttagcacaaaatcagcatattatgatttctgaaggatcatgtgacagtagtgtaatggctgctgaaaaataTTGAATATGAATAAGAGACTTATTAAAGAATCTTACCAACCCTACACTTTTGTACAGTAGTGTATATGTAAACGTTTTAGTATAAACATGCAGTTTTATGATGTGGCAGTTTGTCCCTGTACTTATTAAGCAAGGTATTAGTAAAGTGCACAATTCTATTGAATAACAGAACTACAAAATAAATATCAGGGAATTTtagaagggtttttttttttttttttttttttttaggaaaaatcattgaaattaataaaatcttaaaattattcaaaataagttttTCCAGTTATGCTTAGTTTTTAATTGTTtctttcatttgaaatattCTTAAATTTCCTTAATCCCTTAATCCTTGTCCATTCatcatggaaaaaaatatggaaAGTCATTGGTCAGAAAATGTCATAAGATTGTTTTTCATACTGGCTCAAAGTCAAACCTTGGTGCTCTGTCAGAATGAAAGTCTGATATTATTGGCTCAGTTCTGACTTTCATATGTCAGATATGTTGTTACTTGGCTTCTCATGTTTGGCTTGGTTTATACAAACATTGCCTTGCTCCCTTTCCAAATACTTACACTTTCTCGCTCTAAACTTCACATTCAGCATTCAGTTTATATCAACAGTTTACAGGGATGTTACCAAACAACTCTCAGTACTGACTAATGTGTCCCTCTCCCCACAGGTTCCCACTGGAGGTTATACGTCCATAAACAACGTATGTGACCCGGCCTATCCCAGCCCTCGAGACAAGATGgagagcttcttcctgggtgaGACGCTTAAATACTTCTACCTGCTGTTTTCTGAGGACCCTAAGCTTATCAGCTTAGACAAGTACGTCTTCAACACTGAAGCCCATCCTCTGCCCATATGGCCACAAGCAGAGTGATGGACCTATAAGCACACGTGCGTTACCAAACACACCTCTCTCAGGGCTGAACACATTTGATATCCACACTGCCATCTTTTTCTACACTaggaactctttttgtaattgAAAGTCACTAACTGGTGAAATAATTACAAGGGCCATGACAAAAATCTGTTTGTAGATGCCTAGTTTCTTAGTGTACCAGTGATCTGTATGTTTCTATAAATAGAGTTTCTCTATTTATGCTTCTATGCTGCTGTCGATCAGTATGAAACAGTATGTGCAGTCTCTTTGCCCAAGcacacagacaaaaaaaaataaataaaaacatactgtGAAACCTTATGGGGACTGCAAGCACTTTATGGTGTGTTTTTGGGGTTTTAGTGTGcgtgtatattttttttaaatgaaagaatCACTGCTCTTTTTGTTGTGGGGATTTAGGGAGTCTTTCACCATTATCTGAAGGTCTATTTAGctttgtaaattaatttttcttTGCATCacaattatttacatttgtttttcagaGCATTCGGAACATGtggttacactttacaataaggtttcatttgttaacattagtttaggctttaactaacatgaactgacaatgagcaatatatttttgCAGCATGTATtacctttgttaatgttagtttataaaattgtacatttaatgttagttcactgtgcattaactaatattaaccgatacaacttttgatcttgaaaatgtatgttgagattaacattaagattaGTAAATGCTTTAGATGTATTCTacattgttagtttttgttaatgtagttaactaatgttaacaaattaaaccttatagtaaagtgttaccaaaaatttAGAGTTATCAG
Proteins encoded:
- the man1b1b gene encoding mannosidase, alpha, class 1B, member 1b, whose protein sequence is MLPPSRRDFVSLTLNESSSYTNSKQWRRQSCWRKWKQLSRLQRSLILLALMLLLVCGIVTSPTLIGHWRGGAFGGNRDDGKQSFVVDLKNEYRSILPELPSERKDYRRRGPPVLQNRLQSKTNVSGLWRAENHGLDLNNADKGSERGKPVISWRGAVIVEGQASDTDTKDTENRDDPASLALAESRLEAVREAFRHAWKGYKDYAWGHDELKPISKSYGEWFGLGLTLIDALDTMWILGLKEEFAEAREWVAKELSFDKNVDVNLFESTIRILGGLLSTYHLTRDSMFLDKAKDIGSRLMPAFNTASKIPYSDVNIGKGTAHPPRWTSDSTVAEVTSIQLEFRELSRLTGDPKYQLAVMEVMKQVHKLDGKQDGLVPMFINTNNGLFTHQGIYTLGARADSYYEYLLKQWIQGGKTENELLDDYLQAVEGVKKNLLKKSTPLGLTFVGELSHGHFSPKMDHLVCFLPGTLALGAHYGLPADHMELAKQLIETCYQMYAQMETGLSPEIAHFNMHEGSTKDVDVKMADRHNLLRPETVESLFYLYRFTKDKKYQQWGWEILQNFNKYTRVPTGGYTSINNVCDPAYPSPRDKMESFFLGETLKYFYLLFSEDPKLISLDKYVFNTEAHPLPIWPQAE